In the Centroberyx gerrardi isolate f3 chromosome 9, fCenGer3.hap1.cur.20231027, whole genome shotgun sequence genome, one interval contains:
- the orc1 gene encoding origin recognition complex subunit 1, protein MVRYCTRLRVRRVYKWVGRPISIDRKLKTYEYGSLRISVEGLPRTTEISKGQHILIEGEDEDSPYVAKVIKLFGDESGGQKKALVQWFVRVSEVPPNKITLLGREPHPQEVFYYQGRACDDEVDAESIISTVQVKHVPGPAPFPESDSKDTLYVKVSWDAKAFKVVDRALMEGTAQPASPPPPPRPKPSFPPSPPCSPPAAAPASRGPSRRALPTPDPSVMRRASTAAHSRATVSAGKMGTSEAESIHSASKLSASKCLSAKRRAGITRTPGVRKKLELSSPVKKTMTREDILSQLLDEELESEVAQRLSSSPPQALPLSRGLAPMKTAHRTASAQDAFLLKPSSISLNRLSLTEDSLYSSAKHHSTSPLEDEVLEAELPIGSAKTPRRRKATPRRDYATRGQKATTPSRRTDSLKAIREPALAVLPEVDNENSPMLPAAMTPRSSKRKSAQLVASRIRKQLNLLGNQQDSDGEDGDDFIPAKKELQSSSEDDEEEEEEKMDSDEEVVVKRSRRGAAASRTPRSTQKSRSSTRTPRKTPSKKAAPSTPRTPRHATPSIPSRSLPARQPANVLEEARTRLHVSSVPESLPCREQEFQDIYNFVESKIMDGTGGCMYISGVPGTGKTATVHEVMRCLQHASDMDEIPPFHFIEINGMKMTDPHQAYVQILQKLTGQKATADHAAALLEKRLSNPAPRKDTTVLLVDELDLLWTRKQNVMYNLFDWPTRRHARLVVLTIANTMDLPERIMINRVASRLGLTRMSFQPYSFKQLQQIIMSRLNKVKAFEEDALQLVSRKVAALSGDARRCLDICRRATEICEHSASSRPATGLVGMSHVMEALNEMFSSAYITAIKCASVQEQLFLRAVIAEFRRLGLEEATFQQVFVQHQALCRVEGLQPISVSEGLAVCQRLGACRLLLLEPSRLGVQQRVRLNVSQDDVLFALKAD, encoded by the exons ATGGTAAGATACTGTACAAGACTGAGAGTGCGACGAGTCTACAAGTGGGTTGGCAGACCAATAAGTATCGATAGGAAATTGAAGACCTATGAATATGG CTCCTTGAGAATCAGTGTAGAGGGTCTCCCAAGGACCACTGAGATATCCAAAGGCCAACACATTCTcatagagggagaggatgaagacAGCCCATATGTGGCGAAGGTCATCAAGCTCTTCGGTGATG AAAGCGGAGGGCAGAAGAAGGCTCTGGTTCAGTGGTTTGTGCGTGTGTCGGAAGTGCCACCGAACAAGATCACATTGCTGGGCAGGGAGCCGCACCCGCAGGAAGTCTTCTACTATCAGGGCCGCGCCTGTGATGACGAGGTGGATGCCGAGTCCATCATCAGCACTGTGCAG GTCAAGCATGTCCCGGGACCGGCTCCCTTCCCCGAGTCTGACAGCAAGGACACTCTGTACGTGAAGGTGTCCTGGGACGCCAAGGCCTTCAAGGTTGTAGACCGGGCCCTGATGGAGGGCACCGCTCAACccgcttcccctcctcctcctcctcgtcccaAACCGTCTTTCCCTCCCTCGCCCCCCTGCTCCCCCCCCGCGGCGGCTCCGGCGTCCCGAGGCCCCTCTCGACGCGCTCTGCCCACCCCAGATCCCTCGGTCATGCGCAGAGCCTCTACTGCGGCCCACAGCAGGGCCACCGTGAGCGCGGGCAAGATGGGCACCTCCGAGGCGGAGTCCATACACTCGGCCTCCAAGCTGTCCGCCTCCAAATGCCTGAGCGCCAAGCGGAGGGCCGGCATCACCAGGACACCGGGCGTACGCAAGAAGCTGGAACTCAGCA GTCCGGTGAAGAAGACGATGACCCGGGAGGATATTCTCAGCCAGCTGCTGGATGAAGAGCTGGAGTCTGAGGTGGCCCAGAGACTGTCGTCCTCCCCACCTCAGGCGCTGCCCCTGTCCCGCGGCCTAGCCCCCATGAAGACGGCCCACAGGACTGCCTCTGCTCAAGATGCGTTCCTGCTGAAGCCCTCTAGCATCAGCTTGAACAGACTGTCCCTCACCGAGGATAGTCTGTACTCATCTGCCAAACACCACTCCACCAG TCCTCTGGAGGATGAGGTACTAGAGGCAGAGTTGCCGATCGGTTCGGCTAAGACCCCGAGGAGAAGAAAAGCCACCCCTCGAAGAGACTATGCCACCAGAGGGCAGAA AGCCACCACTCCTTCCCGAAGGACAGACTCGTTGAAAGCCATCAGGGAACCTGCCCTGGCAGTGCT GCCGGAGGTGGACAATGAGAACTCTCCCATGCTGCCAGCCGCCATGACACCCAGGAGCTCCAAGAGGAAGTCGGCCCAGCTGGTGGCGTCACGCATCAGGAAGCAGCT GAATCTGTTGGGCAACCAGCAGGACTCCGACGGAGAGGACGGGGATGACTTTATCCCGGCTAAGAAGGAGCTGCAGAGTAGCAGTGAggatgacgaggaggaggaagaggaaaagatggaTAGCGACGAGGAAGTGGTCGTGAAGAGGAGCAGACGGGGCGCAGCGGCGTCTCGCACTCCTCGCTCCACACAGAAAAGCCGCTCCTCGACCAGGACCCCGCGCAAGACTCCCAGCAAGAAG GCCGCGCCCAGCACACCGCGGACCCCTCGTCATGCCACGCCCAGTATCCCCAGCCGGTCCCTGCCAGCCAGACAGCCTGCGAACGTTCTAGAGGAGGCCAGGACAAG GTTGCATGTGTCCTCGGTGCCAGAATCTCTGCCCTGCCGAGAGCAGGAGTTTCAGGACATCTACAACTTTGTGGAGAGCAAGATCATGGATGGCACCGGAGG GTGTATGTACATCTCTGGTGTCCCGGGCACAGGCAAGACGGCTACGGTGCACGAGGTGATGCGCTGTCTGCAGCATGCGTCGGACATGGACGAGATCCCTCCCTTTCACTTCATTGAGATCAACGGCATGAAGATGACAGACCCTCACCAGGCCTACGTGCAGATTCTGCAG AAACTGACCGGTCAGAAGGCCACAGCCGACCACGCAGCAGCTCTGCTGGAGAAGAGGCTCAGCAACCCGGCGCCCAGGAAGGACACCACCGTGCTGCTGGTGGACGAA CTGGACCTGTTGTGGAccaggaaacagaatgtgatgTATAACCTATTTGACTGGCCGACACGGCGCCACGCCCGCTTGGTGGTGCTGACGATTGCCAATACCATGGACCTGCCAGAGAGGATCATGATCAACAGAGTGGCTAGCAGACTG GGCTTGACAAGGATGTCGTTCCAGCCGTACAGCTTTAAGCAGCTGCAGCAGATTATCATGTCCAGACTGAACAAGGTCAAGGCCTTCGAGGAGGATGCTCTTCAGTTGGTCTCCAGAAAG GTGGCCGCTTTGTCGGGCGACGCTCGCCGCTGTTTGGACATCTGTCGGCGAGCAACCGAGATCTGCGAGCACTCTGCCTCCAGCCGTCCCGCCACAGGATTGGTGGGAATGAGTCACGTGATGGAGGCGCTGAACGAGATGTTTTCCTCTGCCTACATCACTGCCATCAA gtgtGCATCGGTTCAGGAACAGCTGTTCCTGAGGGCGGTCATTGCCGAGTTTCGACGGCTGGGATTGGAGGAGGCCACCTTCCAACAG gTGTTTGTGCAGCACCAGGCGCTGTGTCGGGTGGAGGGCCTGCAGCCCATCAGCGTGTCGGAGGGCCTGGCGGTGTGCCAGCGTCTGGGAGCCTGCCGTCTGCTTCTGCTGGAGCCCAGCCGCCTGGGAGTGCAGCAGCGCGTCCGCCTCAACGTCAGCCAGGACGATGTCCTCTTTGCCCTCAAGGCCGACTGA